One genomic region from Desulfovibrio sp. TomC encodes:
- a CDS encoding recombinase family protein, whose amino-acid sequence MGPVRALEHRSHGLLVAFPGRKIREVQLGQKVAIYCRVSTADQSCARQEQDLLAYADRAGFEVVEIRREISSGTKDQRSERK is encoded by the coding sequence ATGGGACCGGTACGAGCGCTTGAGCACCGTTCGCACGGCCTCCTTGTAGCCTTCCCGGGCCGAAAAATCCGAGAGGTTCAATTGGGACAGAAAGTGGCCATCTATTGCCGGGTATCCACGGCAGATCAGTCCTGCGCCCGGCAGGAACAGGATCTTCTGGCCTATGCGGATCGAGCAGGATTCGAGGTGGTGGAGATCCGCAGAGAGATCTCATCAGGGACCAAGGACCAGCGGTCGGAACGAAAG